One Malania oleifera isolate guangnan ecotype guangnan chromosome 9, ASM2987363v1, whole genome shotgun sequence DNA segment encodes these proteins:
- the LOC131164381 gene encoding ankyrin repeat-containing protein At5g02620-like — translation MEGKLEEVMVSGSAEKLNELIKEDPFIIDRALIRAMATSCGETPLHVATILGHRDLASELVRRKPSLASEVDWLGRTPLHLASARGFTHIVRQLLFHADHSSIHLACDRDGRTPLHLAAIEGQTEVIEELCRRHPTSIGEKSSGGQTVLHLCVKYDRLEALKLLVESASPQFVMSKDDDGNTILHLAAYLQQAEILKYLVSSGEVFKDAANALNKNRFTALDVLEYCPNKDFKFLETCALLQEAGVRRAKDLPSIENTTHATETANDVVEEGQITAETNPTANDVVDESQITAETNPPLAPPKSRIHRFGHCVKLKWKEWFPTDDEWKGKTRKALFVSASVIVSMAYQAGLNPPGAVWQEVDPKIPKDGKISEDSIAPEGAFASAESTPRPPPNYAGKSIGGTMDKDCFDYFSVFNTLVFILGVSVIMLQGAGIPLMKSKFRTWLSGVTVCLTMSFVVLAYFFGTKLVAPDKTFNTVIVGVLSIFNWELLLVLLLYGFFTLAWVVRIVFAMCSKGSYFLTRLWRSQGHSLHDKLGNAQRPWVQEQEATA, via the exons atggagggaaagTTGGAGGAAGTAATGGTGAGCGGAAGTGCAGAGAAATTGAATGAATTGATAAAGGAAGACCCTTTTATCATTGACAGAGCTTTGATCAGAGCTATGGCGACTTCCTGTGGGGAAACTCCCTTGCACGTGGCCACCATCTTGGGTCATCGCGACTTAGCCAGCGAACTGGTCCGCAGGAAGCCCAGTCTGGCTTCTGAGGTGGACTGGCTTGGCCGCACCCCGCTTCACCTGGCTTCCGCCAGAGGCTTCACCCATATCGTCCGCCAGTTGCTATTTCACGCGGACCACAGCAGCATCCACCTGGCTTGCGACCGGGACGGTAGGACTCCGCTTCACCTCGCAGCGATTGAAGGACAAACTGAGGTAATAGAAGAGCTGTGTCGCCGCCACCCTACGTCAATCGGAGAGAAGAGCAGTGGAGGACAGACGGTATTACACTTGTGTGTGAAGTATGACCGTCTTGAGGCTCTTAAGCTGTTGGTTGAATCTGCGAGTCCCCAGTTTGTCATGTCTAAAGATGATGATGGCAATACAATTTTGCATCTCGCTGCATATCTTCAACAAGCAGAG ATACTAAAATACCTGGTTTCAAGCGGGGAAGTGTTTAAAGATGCAGCAAATGCATTGAACAAGAACAGATTCACGGCCCTCGATGTTTTAGAGTACTGTCCAAACAAAGATTTCAAATTCCTGGAGACTTGCGCCCTTCTTCAAGAAGCCGGAGTTCGAAGAGCCAAAGATCTTCCGTCAATTGAAAATACTACGCATGCAACAGAAACTGCAAATGACGTAGTTGAAGAAGGCCAGATTACAGCAGAAACAAATCCAACTGCAAATGATGTAGTTGATGAAAGCCAGATCACAGCAGAAACAAATCCTCCACTGGCACCGCCCAAGAGCCGTATTCATCGGTTCGGACATTGTGTGAAGCTCAAATGGAAGGAATGGTTCCCGACAGACGACGAATGGAAAGGCAAGACGCGCAAGGCGTTGTTTGTGAGCGCCTCGGTGATTGTATCCATGGCTTACCAAGCCGGACTGAACCCCCCAGGCGCGGTTTGGCAAGAAGTTGACCCTAAAATTCCTAAGGATGGCAAAATTAGTGAAGATAGTATTGCACCGGAAGGAGCCTTTGCCTCAGCAGAGTCAACACCCAGACCACCACCCAACTATGCAGGAAAGTCCATTGGAGGCACGATGGACAAAGACTGCTTCGACTATTTTTCTGTGTTCAACACATTGGTGTTCATTTTGGGTGTAAGTGTCATCATGCTGCAGGGGGCTGGGATTCCTCTAATGAAGTCGAAGTTTCGCACATGGCTTTCGGGCGTAACCGTGTGCCTCACTATGTCCTTCGTGGTGCTCGCTTACTTTTTCGGCACAAAGCTAGTAGCGCCCGACAAAACATTTAACACCGTCATAGTTGGCGTGCTCTCCATTTTTAATTGGGAGTTGCTCTTGGTCCTACTGCTCTACGGGTTTTTTACCTTGGCGTGGGTGGTTAGGATTGTGTTCGCTATGTGCTCAAAAGGTTCCTATTTCTTGACGCGGTTGTGGAGGAGCCAGGGCCACAGTTTGCATGACAAATTAGGAAATGCGCAGCGGCCTTGGGTTCAAGAACAAGAAGCCACTGCTTGA